In the genome of Candidatus Thermoplasmatota archaeon, the window GCTCTTCAGCCATTTTTCAGTTAAAGGTATATTGCCTTGCAAGCGCGCTCTTTTTTTTATAAGTAGCTCTAAAGTATCATTTTCTAATTCGCCCCAAGTAACGTAATCTTTGACCTTCCGCAGCATTCCAATATAATCTGGTACTGATGGTAGGATTACGCAGTGATTTGCCTTTGTAAGCCTCAGCATTTTCAGAGTGTCTTTTATATCCTTTCTTATATTTACACTGCCTCTAATTCTTATTACTGCCAGCGCTTTCTTCTGTTGCACTGGTTTCACCTCCCTCCACTACTTCTGCTATATAGCCACTTTTGATTTTTAACTTCTCTTCGTGAGATTTTGTTATTTTAATATTTGTGATTTTTAGCAATGCATCGTAAGTTGCTTTTGCAAAGTTTACGCTTGTTCTTGTTTCACCCTTTGTAAAAGTCCATATGTCTTTTATACCAGCGAGTTTTAAAATTTTTTTAGGTATTTTTGCGCATGCTAACCCAACACCTCTTGGTGCAGGTAGCAACACGATTTCAGCTGAGCCGCACTTACCTGCAACCTTAAAAGGTGTTGAGTGGGGCTGCATACAGCCGCATTCCCAGGAGCCGCACCCACGCTTTATCTCAATAATATTGAGTTTTGCATTGTCAATTGCTTTTTTAATAGTGGCTGCCACTTCAACACCTTTTACTCTACCGAGCCCTATAAAGCCGTTATAATTTCCTATAGCTACAGTAACTGCAAACTTTATTCTTCTGCCGCTATCCGTCATTCTCTGTACCATATTTATATCTAGAATTTCATCTTTTAGCTCAGTGATAAGCGCATCTACAATTTCAGGCTCTTTAAGAGGCAAGCCTGAGTTAAGAGCTTGACTTAATGTGGTAATCTTGCCTTCAGCAACCATCTTTCCAAGCAGTGTTTTAGGAGCCCAAAGAGTTTCTGGCATTGCCATTTTTCAATTCAACACCTCTTCCTCTATCTTGGCTCTGACCTCATCAAACAATGTTTCTAACCCTTCTTTTATATGCTTGCCTTTAATTCTATCTTCGCTAGGAAGCATATTTTTGCTGTGAGGTATTTCAAGACCTGCGTCTAGAAGCCCTTTAAGGCATGCAAACACATGAGCTCCTTTAGAAGCTGTACGAAGCCCAATATCTAGCGTTGCTTGAGTAACTTTTTTAGCTCTAGCCCTTTTACCTGCCAGTAAGCCTGTAAGATAGCCTGCAGGTAAAGTATCTGTATTAGCGCTCC includes:
- a CDS encoding 50S ribosomal protein L18; amino-acid sequence: MIKATYRVKFKRRREGKTDYRKRLALLKSNLPRAVVRKTLTNSIIQIIEYTAIGDRVVASATAHELKKLGWSANTDTLPAGYLTGLLAGKRARAKKVTQATLDIGLRTASKGAHVFACLKGLLDAGLEIPHSKNMLPSEDRIKGKHIKEGLETLFDEVRAKIEEEVLN
- a CDS encoding 30S ribosomal protein S5, producing MPETLWAPKTLLGKMVAEGKITTLSQALNSGLPLKEPEIVDALITELKDEILDINMVQRMTDSGRRIKFAVTVAIGNYNGFIGLGRVKGVEVAATIKKAIDNAKLNIIEIKRGCGSWECGCMQPHSTPFKVAGKCGSAEIVLLPAPRGVGLACAKIPKKILKLAGIKDIWTFTKGETRTSVNFAKATYDALLKITNIKITKSHEEKLKIKSGYIAEVVEGGETSATEESAGSNKN
- a CDS encoding 50S ribosomal protein L30; translation: MQQKKALAVIRIRGSVNIRKDIKDTLKMLRLTKANHCVILPSVPDYIGMLRKVKDYVTWGELENDTLELLIKKRARLQGNIPLTEKWLKSNTIYHSFKELASALANCNVKYNELPIKPILRLSPPRKGYEGIKRAYKVGGALGYRGKAINELITRML